Proteins encoded in a region of the Methylobacterium radiotolerans JCM 2831 genome:
- a CDS encoding M20 family metallopeptidase, whose product MTTPDTDVLRWLDGQEGAMLALLEALVNIDSGSYDKPGVDAVGIRIAEFLAGHGIPVTTIPVDGYGDALKASVAGSGGGNRPVVLMGHRDTVFPKGEPTRRPFRVADGRAYGPGVADMKAGLVMNAFVLAAYHRAGGAPVPLVGLFTSDEEIGSPACRPIIEETARGARAVLNSEPGRPTGNVVTGRKGGVFMHLEVLGRAAHSGGNYADGRSAILELAHKTVALHALTDLDRGTTVNVGLISGGQSVNTVAPRVTCEIDLRYVTPPDREAAMSRIAEIVAGSTVPDTTAHLTIKGEFLPLVQDEASRALFETYARVSADGGHPVTGEFAGGCADSGFTASVGCPTLCAVGPVGGKAHSPEEYLEVGSLVPRARAMAETIAAL is encoded by the coding sequence ATGACCACACCTGACACCGACGTTCTCCGCTGGCTCGACGGGCAGGAGGGCGCGATGCTGGCGCTCCTCGAGGCGCTGGTGAACATCGATTCCGGCTCCTACGACAAGCCGGGCGTCGACGCGGTCGGCATCCGCATCGCCGAGTTCCTCGCCGGCCACGGCATCCCGGTCACGACGATTCCGGTCGACGGCTACGGCGACGCGCTGAAGGCGAGCGTGGCCGGGTCCGGCGGCGGCAACCGGCCGGTCGTGCTCATGGGCCACCGCGACACCGTCTTCCCGAAGGGGGAGCCGACGCGGCGGCCGTTCCGGGTCGCCGACGGCCGCGCCTACGGGCCGGGCGTCGCCGACATGAAGGCGGGCCTCGTGATGAACGCCTTCGTGCTGGCGGCCTACCACCGGGCCGGCGGCGCGCCGGTGCCCCTCGTCGGCCTGTTCACCAGCGACGAGGAGATCGGCTCGCCGGCCTGTCGCCCGATCATCGAGGAGACCGCCCGGGGCGCCCGCGCGGTGCTGAATTCCGAGCCGGGGCGGCCGACCGGCAACGTCGTCACCGGCCGCAAGGGCGGGGTGTTCATGCACCTCGAGGTGCTCGGCAGGGCTGCCCATTCCGGCGGCAACTACGCCGACGGGCGCAGCGCCATCCTGGAGCTCGCCCACAAGACCGTCGCGCTCCACGCGCTCACCGACCTCGACCGCGGCACCACGGTGAATGTCGGCCTGATCTCCGGCGGCCAGTCGGTGAACACCGTGGCGCCGCGGGTCACCTGCGAGATCGACCTGCGCTACGTGACCCCGCCCGACCGCGAGGCCGCCATGAGCCGGATCGCGGAGATCGTGGCGGGATCGACGGTGCCCGACACCACCGCGCATCTCACCATCAAGGGCGAGTTCCTGCCGCTCGTGCAGGACGAGGCCTCGCGGGCGCTGTTCGAGACCTACGCCCGGGTGAGCGCGGACGGCGGCCATCCCGTCACCGGCGAGTTCGCCGGCGGCTGCGCCGATTCGGGCTTCACCGCCAGCGTCGGCTGCCCCACGCTCTGCGCCGTGGGCCCGGTCGGCGGCAAGGCCCACTCGCCCGAGGAGTACCTGGAGGTGGGAAGCCTCGTGCCGCGGGCGCGCGCGATGGCCGAGACCATCGCGGCGCTCTGA